ttttatgaaaactCATTTTTTGGATAGATATCAAATTAAATtgaatgtttttaaaaaatggaataaaagaaatatttaaaaaaaaatatatactttaaaaaggaaataataactttatttttaaatgttttattttaaaatatataaaaataaataataaaaaaaaaagcttattattgtaaattgatataataaaattaatatgaaaTTTTGAAATTGTTAATACAATCCCTTTGGGGTaactatatatatcaaaataatctAGTTATCAAGAATTGATTACTCATATCTTATCttatttacatataattaTCATCTTAAGTAACTTCCtctttgaaatattaattgccttaaaatttattgaaaaaagtttttataaaaagagtCATCTTATATTTCAACTTCCTCCTCCATTATCACTCATCCTTTTTCAATgtacataatatatttaaatggataaaagaaatatttttcattaaattatctCTAAACTTAATAATTACATTGATATAAAAGTAAGTAAAATAGTTTCCATATGCCTTGATactttgtaaaaataaatttatcataattgTATTGAATAAATGTtgttaaaagattttataataGATCATTTAACATCAATATATACAATTACATAATTAaatctttataatttaaaaatattaatttatatattatttttcatataacaataattaatttaaaatttataattagttgtatgttataataataaataggtaatttattttctactcccatatatataatattaaattttatattaattttaaacatatgattttaatttgatatttaaatcttttaataaaattatatttattattttatttgaaaagtaaaataaatgtttattttttgtattttaagattttttacaaattatgTTTTCATAAATTAGTCATTTCTGTggaaatatttgttttgtgagaattttaagaaaaacatcagtacattttatatttaaaaaaaatattacttataaatttttatttttataatggcataatattttatttattattaagtaGTATTACAACTCCAGGTTATAACTTAACGTAATTAATTGGTCTTAGTATTTAACTCTTtcttaaaagttatatatatattataatgaataattaattatatcaaCAATTAAGCACATTAATTATTGGAAGACCATCAAATATTCAAtcaaatattgtaaaattttttgcaCCAGATCAATCTGTtgctattttattattatcaatttgatggttcacaaaaattattttctctttcaatttaattatatattatgtgttcaaataatgtttagactttaaattcataatatatctataacaatattaaaaagatattaatgaACTATTGATGCTTCTATTAATTTGCCATCTGTCAGGtggaaaattaaattttacaacTAATGTATCGtaaattattcattaaaaaaattttttaatatgacattttaaactttgtttttaaatattttactaatttaatcttttgttttcaaattattttttttttacgttttaaaatatgttatagtaaatatgttttaaataaaaatttttgtgcctacttaaaaataagtttttaaatgttatttatttaaaaatacaaaaacatttttctttatttgtaAAGTTTATCTTAATTGTGCTAAGATGTataactttctttttttattttcaagtaTTGGATAATCAATAGgatatttatgtttttgtgtttatttaaaaaaaaattattatttttaataatattattttttttttattattattataaaataaaactatttgaaatttgaaaaatagtttggtaattttattgtaattataatatgttaTACATTATTTACCAAACAATTGGTagcaattattattatttacttaattaaaatctgttcattataaaaaaaaaatatttttatatagtaaacaaatatttaattttttttaaatagaaaaagataattattttaataaagtatacttttttttgttatctcaatatttaataactatttttagatttttttttctttaattttcttGAGTAAGCATTTTTAAACTGTAGTAACACTATTTTTAAGGATTTCTTTTATActaatttaaacaataaattaaaattatatacttCAATCAAAGAGTAGTAAGGAATACAAAAGGTTCCGATACATCATACACAAGTGTCAATGGACATGAGATTTAAATGTCTAAAGAAAATACGTTAATTATATACTGTCAcacattaatatttatgtttattttataaaagtgtTTTGATGTATAAAAGTTCATAGTTTATCCAAAAGGACAAGTTTcaaatttctatttatatcttttatactattaaatagataatttaaacatattttgatgataaattttaagaaaaattgtttttacaTTGACgacaatatttatttataatattattcctttaccatatatatatatatatatattaaaacataactcctttttttttacttcatTTGTAATGAAAAgataagaatttttaatgtattatataaaattgttatttttactttcaaATTATATCATGCTTCaactaaaatttatttggagaaactattttaataatggtAATACTTTTGattctattattttcattttaggTAAAATAATaccaaatttaaaaatataaatatatcatttataataaaaattttatttattgataattttaccaatattttgataataaatttaattatttttgttaatttattaataggtatacatttataaacaaaatttaataatacttatAAGTTATTAAAGTTTCATTATCTAGGGGGATACTCAAACAAAATGGTctcttttttcaatataataattactattaaaaataaatttgtatgTTTAAAGTAAATGTgtcaaaagaaattttaccagtaatttttgataaaagcAATTATCTAAAGAATAATcgaaaattttttgatgacCTCCAATATAGCgtaattttatgtatatttatagtaaagaaaaatggattatttttatctttatatatattttatagtttcatattaaaacttaaaaataccctttttatttgtttaaatttacaattgtattaatttttcaaataggtaacatcatatttataaaatatttttatatactatactttataattcttttcttattttattttgtatttatttattttataaataaggatcattgaaaaataaatctgTTATAgattttatttctttctatatatatatatataataaattgttgttttaaaaatataacattaattCAAATGATGATTATCAATGAAgcatgaaaaaaaagttaataattttcaaatcATTGCATAATCATAATTCTACAAGTGACACTTGTATGACATAAagaaatttacttttatgacattagataaaaactatttgattatatatatattaggtTCTAATTAAAAGAATCTGTTCTTACCAGACcagaacttttttttctcaatAATACTCtcataataaaagtttatttaagaACAGAAAATCAGgagaatattaaataaaggtGGAGTTACTTacaaaagtatatatatatatatatataaagaatgGCACATTTTAATTACTAACAGTTGGttcataatttataataactatataaaatatttacttgtcaaatttttaaattataatatgataaaCAATTTGACacttcaaatttttataaaacgtTTATccataattttgtttatgtattaatatttaccATCTCATAACacaatttgtaaataattcaTGTTTTTCAATTACTCATTcattttattcatatttatttctacATTTTGATTacaaaaagttatatatattttatatcaaatctaatattttattaatttattatttatagcatatataaattacaatataatattgaaatatttaatattaaagttctaaaaagttttctttaaaaaatagataattatttttttaaataaaattactattattttttttatattgtaattttaaaaaattatatatttattgtttatttacaatatgaAAAATTCATGTTTGATAActaattattctttaaaaaaatatctaatatTAACTATTCTTTATTCTTTAATTGTTAATCATAAATTATAtggtttatttaattttgataatacaattaatgataaaacaaCTAGTGAGATGCTTGTTTCTGTTGGTGCCACAACAGCATTAATGTGTGATCCATTGGTTATTGGTAATAATGGTGACAAATTAACAGCATTTTGgtataaaaatgatgaaatTGTAGCAAAAGTAACTAggtaagaaaataaatttttattattatttattatttttaagtaattcaaatgcaatattatataatagaGAAGTTAAAACAAATCATTTTATACCTGAAGTTGGATTTCTTATAATATCTAATATATCTTAtggtaataataaaaattttattactagttatttataataaattatagatGATGAaggtttttattattgtaaaaatactGACAATTCTAATACTGGGGAAACaattcatttaattataGCATATATAGATCAACTTccagataataaaaaagaattaaatatgTCTCCATCAAGACCTTATTTAGGAGATTCTGTTCGATTAGATTGCCCAACAACTGATGCATATCCAGATCCATCCGTTAAATGGCATAGAgtatgttatatatataatttttatttaataaattattttattaaaaattttttttttttttagaatggTATTGATCTTGATTATACAAATAGTCGTTTTGAAGTATTAACTAATGGTTCACTTTTAATTAATCGTATACAATCTCAGGATATTGGATTTTATTCAtgtatattatcaaattttgcTGGTCACACAAAAGGAACAGTTTTTGtagatatttataatgatGGTAATATAcataactataaaataacatcATCATTACATCAAGTATctttaatatcaatatttcGTTCATTGGATAAAATTCAACTTAAATATGGATTATTATGGTTTACCTTAATTTGCCTTACCTTAAGTTCCATTGTATtactttatcttttaattgatatattaatatcaaaaaaaggATTTAGAAACAAATTTagtcaaatattattatctttctATTGTATAAGACGGGATAATGGACCTGGTTAtggtaaaataattgtaCCAGCACCAGATTTTGTTTATAGGCGAAATGAAAATGCCTCATCAccatttaatatttagataattttttttttcttgataaaaaaaaataacctTGGGATAATGGATCTCTTTTAATTTGCAATAATAatcaacaacaaaaaaaaatatatatatatatataaattttatatacgataaatattttataataaaataaatagtatttaaaaataacttattttttatttttcttccAATCTACATAAAAACTATAAGATGAAAGGAGGACTGGGAATATTGCAGGTAAAGCTATTGGAAGGTAAACACCAATTTTTTGATCAGATGGAAAATATAATAGTGAAACTAATGATGGATCAGAGGCAACACTCTCTGACAATTCTGCTGCTACTGTTATATCATCTAACTTGATTATTCCTGTTCTTTCAAAATCACTTAGTGATTTCTTAAGTAAATATATTGCCTCATTCATTTTATTTGCAACATTTTCAGATATTTCCATATTTtcaacttttaatataagtGCATGAGTtgatttaatattatgtatTGTTGAAAGAactttatctataaaaaatcttaatttaaatttttgaatttccCAATCAGATAATGGAGTTTTtgttttttgatatatagaAAGTAAATCACTATGTATTCCAAGTAAAGTTTTTAATGAtccaaataaaaatgatgttacttgttttaattgaatatcatattcatcattatcattattagaCAAGATAGATGttgtaaatgataataaagaaCCCCAACCAGCTGCAATAATACCATTTTCATCATCAcccttaaaaaattaattaatattatgttGACAAAGTTAAAAACTTACTTCttcattaataaatacaaaatttcCACTATTTTCTAGGAGTACTAATTTAAGTTGAGGATCAATAGATAATGTTCCTGATAATTGTTGATCAATGGTTgtcattaaattttcaacattactaccaatttttataaattttttaccagTTATATCTGTTTccaaaaaattatcaatattaattCCATAAAGATTTTCAATTGTTATAGATAATTTTACAGAACCatcaagtttttttttaaaattatttaaagctttttcaatatctttttcaaaaatattattttctcttcttttaaatgaatttctTAAGATAATTACTTGAACATTATATTTACTAGCTAAGGCAGATGAATCCCATATATATCGATTTTGATATTTTGGCGACATATACTCTAAATGTTTTGAATTCATAATTTTGCCTGTTTCccttttcattaaaatatcaattaaatgtGTATCTATAAGGACATCAACAATTAAGCTTTTTAaccttttaaatatttcttcatCAGTCATATCCTTTGtgtatttaatatttacataattttctttattcaaaaaaacaACGTACTTTGTAAAGTATTTCCATCTTTCTTCaggaataaaattaaatgtaaaagACAAAGTGtcatcttttttcttttcaatagacttattaacaataaaaaaaaatttaaaattgatattatcAACTAGTTTTTcagaatttaaattatttgttaacaTATTTCCTATACTTTCTCCTCTTTCTTTTGATAAGAACTCAGAAATTATATTGATTCTAACATTACTCTTGATTATATTCTCATTATCtattgatataatattagCTTTTTGAATTTTAGTTGTTTCATACCATAttccaaaaaatattaacattattgttataaaataaattttacatatttttctATCATATTGAAGACTAATCCCAATAggagattttaaaaattcttcatttttttttcttatttcttCACTTTCTTTATCCATtagaaaaagatttatatatatatatattttttttttaccccTGGAATAagacaaataataaaatttttttaaaataataataattttgttttattatttaatttaataaaataaaaaaaaaaaaattcaaaagaaTGACCGTCAGTATTTTTTACTGGGTGAACAGTTATCGTCATTATTGATCAAGAGTAGCAAATACACCATCATCCGGTCGTCGGATATTATAGAACTTCTCTAGAATTTACTGTAACCGTTGTAATATCAAATTGGCTACACAATCCAACTAGATTGCATAAATTTTACCCTTTAACAAGCCTACTTGTCtttcatattataaattaagcgtcctaaaaagaatatttgtAAGCAGTTTCTGTGATGTGTCAATGGTTAATATTATCTACTCCCTTATATGGTCTactgtttatttttttattatatttattaaattttttaaattatattttaaattttagctatatataaatatttcggACACGGGTTAATAAATTgccaataatattaaatacaaaaatgaCATCTAAAGCTCAACGAGAAGCTGCTGCTAAGCTTGAAACTAAGTTGCTAGGTAAAATATtggttaaaaattttttatttttatataataattatatatagaaattcttggaaaattaactaaagaagaagaaaataaatattgtgCTGATTGTGGAGAAAAACAACCAAGATGGGCATCACATAATTTGGGAGTTTTTGTTTGTATTAATTGTGCTGGTCTTCATCGCCAATTAGGTGTacatatttcaaaaataaaaagtgtTAATTTAGATAAGTGGACTCCAGAACAGGTGCAATTTATGAGATTAATGGGTAATGCAAAAGCAAAAGCTGTTTATGAAGCAGAGTTACCTGTAAATTTTATCCGACCCAGATCAGGTCCTGGTATGGAACACTTTCTAAGAGCAAAATATGAGTCAAgaaaatatcaattaaaagGTTGGGTACCACCTGTTGCAAAAGCATCAGATTTACTAGCAAGTATTGAAAGTGGAACAATAACAAAAAGTATCAAAAATGTAAGTCCGCAATCTACAGTTATTCCTCAACAAACTGTATCTAATACTACAACACAAAAGCAGGTTATGTCTCCTAAAACTGAAGCATCTTTAATTGATCTTTCTGATACTGTGGTTTCTCCACCAATTACAATACAAAATAAACAATCAAGTGATTTAGATGATTTATTTGGCTCATTTTCAAGTGCACCTACAATTACCAATTCTGGAACA
This Strongyloides ratti genome assembly S_ratti_ED321, chromosome : 2 DNA region includes the following protein-coding sequences:
- a CDS encoding Phosphatidylinositol-glycan biosynthesis class S protein family-containing protein yields the protein MTLCLLHLILFLKKDGNTLQNTHLIDILMKRETGKIMNSKHLEYMSPKYQNRYIWDSSALASKYNVQVIILRNSFKRRENNIFEKDIEKALNNFKKKLDGSVKLSITIENLYGINIDNFLETDITGKKFIKIGSNVENLMTTIDQQLSGTLSIDPQLKLVLLENSGNFVFINEEGDDENGIIAAGWGSLLSFTTSILSNNDNDEYDIQLKQVTSFLFGSLKTLLGIHSDLLSIYQKTKTPLSDWEIQKFKLRFFIDKVLSTIHNIKSTHALILKVENMEISENVANKMNEAIYLLKKSLSDFERTGIIKLDDITVAAELSESVASDPSLVSLLYFPSDQKIGVYLPIALPAIFPVLLSSYSFYVDWKKNKK
- a CDS encoding Immunoglobulin subtype 2 domain and Immunoglobulin subtype domain and Immunoglobulin-like domain and Immunoglobulin I-set domain and Immunoglobulin V-set domain and Immunoglobulin-like fold domain-containing protein, which produces MLVSVGATTALMCDPLVIGNNGDKLTAFWYKNDEIVAKVTSNSNAILYNREVKTNHFIPEVGFLIISNISYDDEGFYYCKNTDNSNTGETIHLIIAYIDQLPDNKKELNMSPSRPYLGDSVRLDCPTTDAYPDPSVKWHRNGIDLDYTNSRFEVLTNGSLLINRIQSQDIGFYSCILSNFAGHTKGTVFVDIYNDGNIHNYKITSSLHQVSLISIFRSLDKIQLKYGLLWFTLICLTLSSIVLLYLLIDILISKKGFRNKFSQILLSFYCIRRDNGPGYGKIIVPAPDFVYRRNENASSPFNI
- a CDS encoding Arf GTPase activating protein family-containing protein, translated to MTSKAQREAAAKLETKLLEILGKLTKEEENKYCADCGEKQPRWASHNLGVFVCINCAGLHRQLGVHISKIKSVNLDKWTPEQVQFMRLMGNAKAKAVYEAELPVNFIRPRSGPGMEHFLRAKYESRKYQLKGWVPPVAKASDLLASIESGTITKSIKNVSPQSTVIPQQTVSNTTTQKQVMSPKTEASLIDLSDTVVSPPITIQNKQSSDLDDLFGSFSSAPTITNSGTNNVVQSNDPSLLSLDLGNMNLNEMNSNNSTQEKKSIDDIMSLFNSPSKPTYQQPTMPFGTNQVNTNFSNDLFGSFASAPTPSISSTNNIKQSNDMSLLSLDLGNMNVNEVNSNNDSQGKKAIDDMMSLFSSPNNSNFQPTFPLH